The following proteins come from a genomic window of Terribacillus aidingensis:
- a CDS encoding helix-turn-helix domain-containing protein encodes MDRYEFKDQIKETGFGFTLSLIGGKYKMSVLYALYLSNDPIRYNQLKRMLGNISFKTLTNTLKELENDQLVNRKEYPQVPPKVEYSLTEKGLSLIPVLDAICYWGEEQLEK; translated from the coding sequence ATGGATCGCTATGAATTTAAAGATCAGATAAAGGAAACTGGTTTTGGATTTACGTTGTCTTTAATTGGGGGGAAATACAAAATGTCAGTCTTATATGCCTTATATTTAAGCAATGATCCTATTCGCTATAATCAGTTAAAACGGATGCTAGGCAATATTTCTTTTAAAACTTTAACCAATACGCTGAAAGAACTGGAAAACGATCAGCTAGTTAATCGCAAAGAATATCCTCAAGTGCCTCCAAAAGTGGAATATAGCTTAACCGAAAAAGGATTATCTTTGATTCCTGTATTAGATGCAATTTGCTATTGGGGGGAAGAGCAATTAGAGAAGTAA
- a CDS encoding NAD(P)H-dependent oxidoreductase — protein sequence MKTIVYAHPWEGSFNHAILTSITKDLEAKREKFQVIDLYKDEFNPAYTAEELKLFNKGETPYKLVKEYQEKLSQATELIFIFPVWWWDLPAILKGFIDKVMLSGFAFLEDKEKGELKGLLTNIRKTTVISTSTTDKAYIESEGGNAIQGVFINRTLADLGLRNDDTKWVHFSGVNVTTDEKRKMFLQEIPLKL from the coding sequence ATGAAGACCATTGTCTATGCTCATCCTTGGGAAGGGAGCTTTAATCATGCGATCTTAACTAGCATAACAAAAGACTTAGAAGCCAAAAGAGAGAAATTTCAAGTGATCGATCTTTATAAAGATGAGTTTAACCCCGCCTATACAGCTGAAGAATTGAAGTTATTTAACAAAGGAGAAACGCCGTACAAATTAGTTAAGGAATATCAGGAAAAATTAAGCCAAGCCACAGAATTGATATTTATTTTCCCGGTCTGGTGGTGGGACTTACCTGCTATTTTAAAGGGTTTCATCGATAAAGTGATGTTGAGTGGCTTTGCTTTTCTAGAAGACAAAGAAAAAGGTGAGCTGAAAGGATTATTGACCAACATAAGAAAAACAACTGTCATTTCAACTTCTACAACTGATAAAGCTTACATTGAATCGGAAGGTGGAAACGCTATTCAGGGAGTCTTTATTAACAGAACACTAGCTGACTTGGGATTAAGAAATGATGACACAAAATGGGTTCATTTTTCTGGGGTAAACGTAACAACGGATGAGAAAAGAAAAATGTTCTTACAAGAAATACCCCTCAAACTTTGA
- a CDS encoding sugar O-acetyltransferase: protein MDKSFKDRLHNSSMYLPGDKDFAAQQIVCLERLYDFNQTRPTEIEKREALLKKMFAEIGEGCYIEPPLHANWGGNHVHFGKNVYVNFNLTLVDDTHIYVGDYTMIGPNVTIATAGHPIWPELREEAYQFNVPVTVGKNCWIGAGAILLPGISVGDNTVIGAGSVVTKDIPSNVVAVGNPCRVRREITDHDKEYYFKNLRVDK, encoded by the coding sequence ATGGATAAAAGTTTTAAAGATAGACTGCACAATAGCAGTATGTATCTACCAGGAGATAAAGATTTTGCAGCTCAACAAATAGTATGCCTCGAACGACTATACGACTTTAATCAAACGCGACCAACCGAAATAGAAAAAAGAGAAGCTTTGCTAAAAAAAATGTTCGCTGAGATTGGGGAAGGTTGCTATATAGAGCCCCCACTCCACGCAAATTGGGGTGGCAACCATGTTCATTTCGGAAAGAATGTTTACGTCAATTTTAATTTAACTTTAGTAGATGACACGCATATTTACGTCGGAGACTATACAATGATAGGCCCTAATGTAACGATAGCAACAGCTGGGCATCCTATCTGGCCAGAACTCCGTGAAGAAGCATATCAATTTAATGTACCAGTAACTGTAGGAAAAAACTGTTGGATAGGTGCTGGTGCAATTCTTCTTCCGGGTATTTCAGTAGGAGACAATACAGTCATTGGGGCTGGCAGTGTAGTTACAAAAGACATACCTTCCAATGTTGTTGCTGTAGGTAATCCGTGCCGAGTACGCAGGGAGATTACGGATCATGACAAAGAATATTATTTCAAGAATTTAAGGGTAGATAAATAA
- a CDS encoding MFS transporter — MFFIFLIYLSFISLGLPDSILGSAWPLMNTDLGVPIWNAGIASIIISIGTIVSSLFSYRLIRVLGTGKIVIISISMTAIALLGFAFSPSFIWLIVCAIPLGLGAGAVDAALNRFVATHYEAKHMNWLHAFWGVGALLGPVILSVLVVWGNSWRSGYFTISLLQFALVLLLLFSLSKWKEYENADSKRIQYTKETNSENKMGLLNSFKKKGSAFGMVSFFFIASTEACIMLWGSSYLVKIENVPAESAAGWISLYFLGMTAGRMLSGFLSIRIKNEALIQLGCTLAASGLVIMLLPFPTIFTLLSFVIIGTGLAPIYPSMLHQTPVYFGVVHSQAAMGIQMAFAYTGATLVAPLLGQLLANISFLIFPYFLLVCVAGIMFCRLILIRANEISVKPKRLSQ; from the coding sequence ATGTTCTTCATCTTCTTAATTTACTTATCATTTATCAGCTTAGGTTTACCCGATTCTATATTAGGGTCTGCGTGGCCGCTTATGAACACTGATCTTGGGGTTCCGATTTGGAATGCAGGTATTGCTTCTATTATTATATCTATAGGAACAATAGTATCCAGTCTGTTTTCATATAGATTAATTAGAGTTTTGGGTACGGGTAAGATTGTTATAATAAGTATATCTATGACTGCTATCGCACTGCTTGGTTTCGCATTTTCTCCTTCATTTATATGGCTGATAGTATGTGCTATACCATTGGGACTGGGTGCTGGAGCGGTGGATGCAGCTTTAAACAGGTTTGTCGCTACTCACTACGAAGCAAAACATATGAACTGGTTACACGCTTTCTGGGGAGTTGGAGCTCTGCTCGGCCCTGTTATATTATCAGTATTAGTTGTTTGGGGGAATTCTTGGAGAAGCGGTTATTTTACCATTTCATTATTGCAGTTTGCATTAGTTTTACTGCTCCTCTTTTCACTTTCAAAGTGGAAAGAATACGAAAATGCTGATAGTAAGAGAATTCAATATACGAAAGAAACCAATTCAGAAAATAAAATGGGATTGCTGAACTCCTTTAAGAAAAAAGGATCTGCCTTTGGAATGGTGTCATTTTTCTTTATAGCATCAACAGAGGCTTGTATAATGCTCTGGGGTTCTAGTTACTTAGTCAAAATAGAGAATGTCCCAGCCGAAAGTGCCGCTGGTTGGATTTCTTTGTACTTTCTTGGTATGACAGCAGGCCGTATGTTAAGTGGATTTCTATCAATACGAATAAAGAATGAAGCATTAATTCAGCTGGGATGTACTTTGGCTGCTTCCGGTTTAGTTATAATGTTACTTCCATTTCCCACGATATTTACTCTATTATCCTTTGTCATTATAGGAACCGGTCTTGCACCAATCTACCCTTCTATGTTACACCAAACTCCTGTATATTTTGGAGTAGTTCATTCACAAGCAGCTATGGGAATTCAAATGGCCTTTGCTTACACTGGTGCTACTTTAGTGGCGCCCTTGCTAGGACAGTTGTTGGCCAACATTTCCTTTTTGATATTTCCTTATTTTCTTCTAGTATGTGTAGCAGGGATAATGTTCTGTCGGTTGATTTTAATACGCGCTAACGAAATTAGTGTTAAGCCTAAACGATTGAGCCAATAA
- a CDS encoding Na+/H+ antiporter NhaC family protein yields the protein MKKANPWALIPFIVFLVLFIGSGIITGDFYKFPVIVAITIAAAVALSMNRRESLTNKVDIFCKGAGNSNVMLMVIIFILAGAFSEVAKGMGAVESAVNLTTSVVPQNLLVVGLFVIACFISLSMGTSVGSIVALAPIGVGISDETSLSLALVMGVIVGGSMFGDNLSFISDTTITSVRTQGAQMKDKFKVNFWIVLPAAIVTCIILGFIAIGESAQVEQINYNWIKIIPYVLVIVFALIGMNVFLVLVLGIVLAGAVGWIDGSYYFMSLMQQIGDGMAGMYEIAFLAILIAGMVEIIKFNGGIDYILHLATRRIKTKKGAEFSIAGLVSLTDVSTANNTISILITGPLAKNIANQYGIEPRKSASILDLFSCSIQGLLPYGAQLLTAATVAGISPMSIIPYSFYPILVGICGIIAILIGYPKKKNTLEK from the coding sequence ATGAAGAAAGCAAATCCATGGGCTCTCATCCCATTTATTGTTTTTTTAGTTTTATTTATTGGATCCGGGATTATCACAGGAGATTTTTATAAATTTCCGGTCATAGTAGCAATCACAATAGCAGCGGCTGTAGCTTTGTCTATGAATCGAAGAGAATCCCTTACAAATAAGGTCGATATTTTCTGCAAAGGTGCAGGTAATAGCAATGTCATGCTGATGGTGATCATATTCATTTTAGCAGGAGCGTTTTCTGAAGTTGCCAAAGGCATGGGAGCAGTAGAGTCTGCTGTAAACCTTACTACATCAGTTGTTCCGCAAAACCTGCTAGTTGTAGGATTGTTTGTCATTGCATGCTTTATTTCCTTGTCGATGGGCACATCTGTTGGATCCATTGTAGCACTAGCTCCAATTGGAGTTGGAATAAGCGATGAAACTAGTCTTTCGCTGGCTTTGGTGATGGGAGTGATTGTTGGTGGTTCGATGTTCGGTGATAATCTATCCTTCATATCAGATACAACGATAACTTCCGTTCGCACGCAGGGCGCACAGATGAAAGATAAATTTAAGGTTAATTTTTGGATTGTGTTACCGGCAGCAATTGTTACGTGCATCATTTTAGGATTTATCGCAATTGGTGAATCAGCTCAAGTAGAACAAATTAACTATAATTGGATAAAGATAATTCCTTACGTCCTAGTTATAGTTTTTGCTTTAATTGGTATGAACGTCTTCCTCGTACTTGTGCTGGGAATTGTTCTTGCGGGAGCTGTTGGCTGGATAGATGGCAGCTACTATTTCATGAGCCTGATGCAGCAGATTGGGGATGGAATGGCAGGTATGTATGAGATTGCCTTCCTTGCAATATTAATAGCTGGAATGGTAGAGATAATTAAGTTTAATGGAGGAATTGATTATATTCTGCACCTTGCAACGCGAAGAATTAAAACGAAAAAGGGTGCCGAATTTAGTATCGCCGGACTTGTAAGTCTAACTGATGTTTCAACTGCTAATAACACAATCTCTATATTGATTACTGGTCCACTAGCTAAAAATATTGCAAATCAGTATGGGATAGAACCGAGAAAATCAGCTAGTATATTAGATCTTTTCTCTTGCTCAATCCAAGGTCTTTTACCATACGGAGCTCAATTATTGACTGCTGCAACCGTTGCAGGAATTTCGCCAATGAGTATCATTCCATACAGCTTCTATCCAATCTTGGTAGGTATTTGTGGTATTATTGCCATCTTAATTGGCTATCCAAAGAAGAAAAATACTTTGGAAAAATAA
- the hisJ gene encoding histidinol-phosphatase HisJ, translating to MPGDFHVHTQYCQHGADDKMEAYVLQAIEKGLTHISFTEHAPLPESFTDPAPHRDSTMDRNKVEAYVMEGKELQRQYKNDLQINIGFEVDYIRGYEQETQTFLDTYGPEMNDGILSVHMLQAPDKSFFCIDHSEDEFGRAADAFGGLLPLYKAYYDNLQSSIEADLGHYKPGRIGHITLIQKFQLAYQKPASFSEEQKHILELIKRKGYELDVNTAGLYKPLCKEIYPPVELIAHAAKMGIPLVPGSDSHAAGGIGKGFEYLSDYSLQIPQRLAL from the coding sequence ATGCCAGGAGATTTTCACGTACATACTCAGTATTGCCAGCACGGCGCAGACGATAAAATGGAAGCCTACGTTCTGCAGGCAATCGAAAAAGGACTTACCCATATATCATTTACAGAACATGCTCCGCTACCGGAAAGCTTTACAGATCCCGCTCCACATCGTGACAGCACCATGGACCGAAACAAGGTGGAAGCCTATGTAATGGAAGGCAAAGAGCTGCAAAGACAATATAAAAATGATCTGCAAATCAATATTGGCTTTGAAGTTGATTATATCAGAGGCTACGAACAAGAAACACAAACTTTCCTTGATACATACGGTCCGGAAATGAATGATGGTATCCTTTCCGTGCACATGCTCCAAGCACCGGATAAGTCTTTCTTCTGTATTGATCATAGTGAGGATGAATTTGGGCGTGCTGCTGATGCATTTGGAGGACTTTTACCATTATATAAAGCTTATTATGATAATCTCCAGTCTTCCATTGAAGCTGATCTTGGTCACTATAAACCAGGAAGAATTGGTCATATTACGCTGATTCAAAAATTTCAGCTTGCTTATCAGAAGCCGGCTTCTTTCTCAGAGGAACAGAAACACATTCTGGAACTCATAAAGAGAAAAGGATATGAGCTTGATGTGAATACAGCTGGTCTTTATAAACCATTATGTAAAGAAATCTATCCGCCAGTTGAGCTTATAGCGCACGCAGCAAAAATGGGAATTCCGCTTGTTCCTGGCTCAGACAGTCACGCAGCTGGGGGAATTGGTAAGGGTTTTGAATATTTATCTGATTATTCTCTTCAAATTCCGCAGAGATTGGCTTTATAA
- a CDS encoding ATP phosphoribosyltransferase regulatory subunit, translated as MFLPAGSRDLTGRQLVNRVSIYEKFQSVVNLRNYQAIETPVIEYSTTFTNPYAGMTLKKMLKWFDEEGEIEVLRPDWTIAVARALANQQSDQQKWAYAGSVFKKDHAGVESHQAGIEIIRTPGLYGEYESLFTAVRFLRELGLQKYSIELGHTEIFETFISSLELIDADASNIRQAMHDKRKDEVYRLVKEAGNEETAEAVAALADAFGGTAILDKFAGAWENNSKLLPVIQELQQLAAALEELDQDVIVDLGRVKQLPYYNGAMFRGFLVESGAECFSGGRYDELYEQFGGKMSAVGLAFDMDVLAAALPAPDRQERICLLTDEQGLIAAEALRYKYPDAVVDIRTEATAENYDRVYQVVKSGEEYEVVER; from the coding sequence ATGTTCTTACCAGCAGGAAGTCGTGATTTGACAGGTCGACAGCTTGTCAATCGTGTCAGCATATATGAAAAGTTTCAGTCTGTCGTGAATTTACGAAATTATCAAGCGATTGAAACACCTGTCATTGAGTATAGCACAACATTTACCAATCCTTATGCAGGTATGACACTTAAAAAGATGCTGAAATGGTTTGATGAAGAAGGGGAAATCGAAGTATTGCGCCCGGATTGGACGATTGCTGTTGCTCGTGCGCTTGCGAATCAGCAGTCTGATCAGCAGAAATGGGCGTATGCTGGATCAGTCTTCAAAAAGGATCATGCGGGCGTCGAAAGCCATCAGGCTGGCATCGAAATCATCCGGACCCCAGGTCTGTATGGAGAATATGAAAGTTTGTTCACAGCAGTCCGCTTCCTTCGGGAACTAGGATTGCAAAAGTATAGCATCGAGCTCGGTCATACGGAAATCTTCGAGACATTTATTTCTTCTCTGGAACTTATTGATGCTGATGCTTCTAACATTAGACAGGCGATGCATGATAAGCGAAAAGATGAAGTATATCGTCTTGTCAAGGAAGCAGGAAATGAGGAGACAGCCGAAGCAGTCGCTGCATTAGCAGATGCATTTGGCGGAACAGCGATTTTAGATAAATTCGCTGGGGCGTGGGAAAATAACTCTAAACTATTACCTGTTATTCAAGAGCTTCAGCAGCTTGCGGCTGCTTTGGAAGAGCTTGATCAGGATGTCATCGTGGATCTGGGGCGTGTAAAGCAGCTTCCATATTACAATGGCGCCATGTTCAGAGGTTTCCTGGTCGAAAGTGGAGCGGAATGCTTCTCTGGCGGCAGATATGACGAGCTGTACGAACAGTTTGGCGGAAAGATGAGCGCTGTCGGCTTGGCATTTGACATGGACGTTCTTGCGGCTGCGCTGCCAGCACCAGATAGACAAGAACGCATATGCTTGCTGACGGATGAGCAAGGTCTGATTGCAGCTGAAGCGCTGCGGTATAAATATCCAGATGCAGTTGTAGATATCAGGACAGAAGCAACAGCTGAAAATTATGATCGAGTTTATCAAGTTGTTAAGAGCGGAGAAGAATACGAGGTGGTCGAGAGATGA
- the hisG gene encoding ATP phosphoribosyltransferase: MKPVIALTKGRVEKQFLAYLEERGIDSKPLVEKGRKLSVETDEAIYFFAKGVDVTTYVQHGIADLGIVGEDIIAEFQPDVFNLFPLPFGACKMAVAAEKDKVWPDRKKRIASKYTNITKQYYLEKGESVDIIKLEGSVELAPLLGLADAIVDIVETGTTLKENGLEVIEDIQHFTARVIANRSSLKMKRNILQPYLSVLQEEVAQS; encoded by the coding sequence ATGAAACCAGTCATCGCATTAACGAAAGGTCGCGTCGAAAAGCAATTCCTTGCATATTTGGAGGAACGAGGCATCGACAGCAAACCGTTGGTGGAAAAAGGACGCAAGTTGAGCGTTGAAACGGATGAGGCAATCTATTTCTTCGCCAAAGGCGTAGATGTGACAACGTATGTACAGCATGGCATTGCGGATCTTGGAATCGTAGGAGAAGACATCATTGCCGAATTCCAGCCGGATGTATTCAATCTCTTCCCATTGCCATTTGGTGCCTGCAAGATGGCGGTTGCTGCTGAGAAGGATAAAGTTTGGCCGGACCGGAAAAAACGGATCGCCAGCAAGTACACAAATATCACGAAGCAATATTATTTAGAAAAAGGCGAGTCGGTCGACATCATCAAGCTGGAAGGGTCCGTGGAATTGGCTCCGCTGCTTGGATTGGCAGATGCCATTGTCGATATCGTAGAAACAGGTACAACCTTGAAAGAGAATGGTTTGGAAGTAATTGAAGATATCCAGCACTTTACGGCCAGAGTCATTGCTAACCGTTCCTCTTTAAAAATGAAACGGAATATTCTCCAGCCGTACCTTTCTGTTTTACAGGAGGAGGTGGCGCAATCGTGA
- the hisD gene encoding histidinol dehydrogenase: MKKITSTQFLEQFCTRKADSGFDPEILQSVSVILKDVRLEGDQAVRKYTEQFDGTTTDQLLVSEAEIKGAKAKLAPDTLTALKQAAANIRAFHEKQVTASRIMTAEEGKQLGQLVLPMERIGIYVPGGKAVYPSTILMNAIPARLAGVREIIMVTPVKNNGAIAPVLVAAAEIAGVDKIYKIGGAQAIGALAYGTETIASVDKIVGPGNAYVAAAKMLVFGQVGIDMIAGPSEVAIIADATADPAFIAADLLAQAEHDENARVVLLTDSEALIQSVEKELESQLEKLPRKAIASEAINGDSALVLTNSMGESFELSNAFAPEHLEIQTADPLSTLGKIKHAGSVFLGSYAPTALGDYYGGTNHVLPTNGTARFSSGLSVDDFIKKTTYTYYDRQALEQGRTAITQLTEEEQLTGHGESINIRFKS, translated from the coding sequence GTGAAAAAAATAACCAGTACACAATTCCTCGAACAGTTTTGCACCCGGAAAGCAGACAGCGGTTTTGACCCTGAGATTCTTCAGTCTGTATCGGTTATTTTGAAGGATGTCCGGCTGGAAGGTGATCAGGCTGTACGGAAATATACCGAACAATTCGATGGTACAACAACAGATCAGCTTCTTGTGTCGGAAGCTGAGATAAAAGGGGCAAAAGCCAAATTGGCACCTGATACGTTGACAGCTTTAAAGCAAGCGGCGGCAAATATTCGTGCTTTTCATGAAAAGCAAGTCACAGCATCCCGCATCATGACTGCCGAGGAAGGCAAACAGCTCGGTCAGCTCGTCTTGCCGATGGAGCGAATCGGTATATATGTACCTGGAGGCAAGGCGGTATATCCGTCGACAATTCTGATGAATGCCATTCCAGCACGTCTGGCAGGTGTGAGGGAAATCATTATGGTAACACCAGTGAAGAACAATGGGGCGATTGCTCCTGTCTTAGTGGCTGCAGCTGAAATTGCCGGCGTGGATAAAATATATAAAATTGGCGGTGCACAGGCGATTGGAGCTCTGGCATATGGTACGGAAACGATCGCTTCAGTAGATAAAATTGTCGGACCGGGAAATGCATATGTAGCTGCGGCGAAAATGCTCGTCTTCGGTCAGGTTGGGATTGATATGATTGCTGGCCCATCCGAAGTAGCTATCATTGCAGACGCAACTGCTGATCCTGCATTTATAGCAGCGGATTTGCTGGCTCAGGCAGAACATGATGAAAATGCAAGAGTAGTCCTTTTGACAGACAGTGAGGCTTTGATCCAATCAGTAGAAAAAGAGCTGGAAAGCCAGTTGGAGAAGCTGCCTCGCAAAGCAATTGCAAGCGAAGCAATCAACGGGGATAGTGCTCTTGTTCTGACAAATTCTATGGGTGAGAGCTTCGAGTTATCGAATGCTTTTGCTCCCGAACACTTGGAAATCCAGACAGCTGACCCGCTATCAACTTTAGGAAAGATAAAACATGCTGGATCGGTCTTCCTTGGTTCCTATGCTCCTACAGCTTTAGGTGACTATTACGGGGGAACAAATCACGTATTGCCGACAAACGGCACAGCAAGATTCTCATCAGGGCTCAGTGTGGATGATTTTATTAAGAAAACGACATACACGTATTACGATAGACAAGCATTGGAGCAAGGCAGAACGGCTATCACTCAGCTGACAGAAGAGGAACAGCTGACAGGACATGGAGAATCGATCAATATCCGATTCAAGTCATAG
- the hisB gene encoding imidazoleglycerol-phosphate dehydratase HisB — MRTAEKARKTFETDINMQVNLDDNSNISINTGVGFFDHMLTLFASHARIGLVVEAKGDLHIDSHHTVEDTGIVLGQLVKEALGTKEGINRYGNAFVPMDETLGFVALDISGRPFLVFDAEFENPKLGNFDTELVREFFQAFSVHAGITLHAKVHYGFNTHHKAESLFKALGQSLAIAIKVNPDIKGVNSTKGMIE, encoded by the coding sequence ATGCGTACAGCAGAAAAAGCTCGAAAAACGTTCGAAACAGACATCAACATGCAGGTGAATCTGGATGACAACAGCAACATCTCAATCAATACTGGAGTAGGGTTCTTCGATCATATGCTGACATTGTTCGCAAGTCATGCCAGAATCGGACTAGTTGTAGAAGCAAAAGGTGATTTACATATCGACAGTCACCACACAGTGGAGGATACTGGCATTGTGCTCGGACAGCTGGTGAAAGAAGCGCTCGGTACAAAGGAAGGTATCAACCGCTATGGCAACGCCTTTGTGCCAATGGATGAAACATTAGGCTTTGTAGCTCTGGATATCAGCGGGCGCCCGTTCCTTGTGTTTGATGCAGAATTCGAAAATCCTAAACTGGGCAACTTCGATACAGAGCTGGTACGCGAATTTTTCCAAGCGTTTTCTGTGCACGCAGGTATTACACTGCATGCAAAGGTTCATTACGGATTCAATACGCATCACAAAGCAGAATCTTTATTCAAAGCCCTTGGCCAATCGCTGGCAATTGCCATTAAAGTGAACCCAGATATCAAAGGTGTCAACAGTACGAAAGGGATGATCGAATGA
- the hisH gene encoding imidazole glycerol phosphate synthase subunit HisH, which produces MIAIVDYGVGNVASVANACKQLGYETILTDKKEEFEQATHIILPGVGSFRAAMEEINKRNLREMLLDLAARKPFIGICVGMQLLFEKGFEHGETEGLGLIPGTVDKIETIHLLPHIGWNALEVSDRFPTYTEQNGKHVYFVHSYQANTPEEYIVASTEYGTQIPAIVQKGNICGIQFHPEKSEKVGQLLLQSVFESSQQAYSKEEGI; this is translated from the coding sequence ATGATCGCAATCGTCGATTATGGCGTCGGCAATGTCGCTAGTGTCGCCAATGCTTGCAAGCAGCTTGGATATGAAACGATACTGACAGACAAAAAAGAGGAATTTGAGCAAGCAACACATATCATTCTGCCAGGTGTTGGATCATTCCGAGCCGCCATGGAGGAGATAAACAAGCGCAACTTGCGCGAAATGCTTCTTGATCTAGCTGCACGTAAACCATTCATTGGTATTTGTGTAGGCATGCAGCTGTTATTTGAAAAGGGCTTCGAACATGGTGAAACAGAAGGACTTGGTCTGATTCCAGGAACTGTTGATAAAATAGAAACAATTCACCTGCTTCCTCATATTGGCTGGAATGCATTAGAGGTAAGTGACCGTTTTCCAACTTACACAGAACAAAACGGTAAACATGTTTACTTCGTTCACAGTTATCAGGCGAACACACCGGAAGAATATATTGTTGCCAGTACGGAATATGGCACACAGATCCCTGCAATCGTGCAGAAAGGGAATATTTGCGGTATCCAGTTCCACCCGGAGAAAAGTGAGAAAGTAGGCCAGTTGTTATTGCAGAGCGTATTTGAAAGCAGCCAGCAGGCGTACAGCAAGGAGGAAGGCATATGA
- the hisF gene encoding imidazole glycerol phosphate synthase subunit HisF: protein MIAKRIIPCLDVKDGTVVKGTNFVSLRELGDPVAMAAAYSKSGADEIVFLDISATHEGRATMMDIVRQTALHVFVPFTVGGGVRSLDDMTTMLQAGADKVAINSAAVADPDLITKGAEKFGSQCIVVAIDAKRFEDGWHVVTHGGRKDTGIDAIEWAKKAEARGAGEILLTSMDADGVKTGYDLPLTKAIVEKVRIPVIASGGCGSPEHITEVFQETDVSAALAASIFHDKTFSIEEVKQSCHQEGVRIREA from the coding sequence ATGATCGCAAAACGTATCATTCCATGTCTTGATGTGAAGGATGGCACTGTCGTCAAGGGTACGAATTTTGTTTCACTACGTGAACTCGGTGATCCTGTTGCCATGGCTGCGGCGTATTCGAAAAGCGGCGCAGATGAGATTGTGTTCCTCGACATTTCCGCAACACATGAAGGACGGGCGACGATGATGGACATCGTACGTCAGACTGCATTGCATGTGTTCGTGCCTTTTACAGTCGGAGGCGGTGTTCGCTCCCTTGATGACATGACGACCATGCTTCAGGCTGGAGCGGATAAAGTAGCCATTAACTCAGCAGCAGTTGCCGACCCAGATCTCATCACAAAGGGAGCAGAGAAGTTTGGTTCACAATGTATTGTCGTTGCCATCGACGCGAAACGTTTTGAGGATGGCTGGCACGTTGTAACACACGGCGGCCGTAAGGATACAGGCATAGATGCAATCGAATGGGCGAAGAAGGCAGAAGCCAGAGGAGCAGGGGAAATCTTGCTCACAAGCATGGATGCTGACGGCGTGAAAACTGGCTATGATCTTCCACTGACGAAAGCGATTGTTGAGAAAGTCCGCATCCCTGTCATTGCCTCAGGAGGCTGCGGCAGCCCTGAACATATAACAGAAGTATTCCAGGAAACAGATGTGTCCGCAGCTCTTGCAGCGTCCATTTTCCATGATAAGACTTTCAGTATCGAAGAAGTAAAGCAAAGCTGCCACCAGGAAGGAGTACGGATTCGTGAAGCCTGA
- the hisIE gene encoding bifunctional phosphoribosyl-AMP cyclohydrolase/phosphoribosyl-ATP diphosphatase HisIE, with product MKPDFSKGLVPAIVQDSQTKQVLMLAYMNEEAYEKTVETKETWFYSRSREELWNKGATSGNTQQVVDMKLDCDNDTILISVTPQGPACHTGEVSCFFNETPITGDTEGEANIFRTVMDEAEDRKKHPVENSYTNYLYNKGVDKIGKKVIEEAGEVVIAAKNDDPEELVAEVSDLLYHSFVLLANQGVSLQEVEAELARRFQKKGNNKGERPPIEEW from the coding sequence GTGAAGCCTGATTTTAGCAAAGGACTCGTCCCAGCGATTGTGCAGGACAGCCAAACCAAGCAAGTACTCATGCTTGCTTATATGAATGAAGAAGCGTATGAGAAAACAGTAGAAACGAAAGAAACATGGTTCTATTCCCGCTCGCGAGAGGAGCTTTGGAATAAAGGGGCGACCTCCGGCAACACCCAGCAGGTTGTCGATATGAAGCTTGATTGTGACAATGATACAATTCTGATCAGTGTCACACCACAAGGACCAGCGTGTCACACTGGGGAAGTGAGCTGTTTCTTCAATGAAACACCAATTACTGGTGATACAGAGGGAGAAGCAAATATATTCAGGACAGTTATGGATGAAGCAGAAGACCGGAAAAAGCACCCTGTAGAGAATTCCTATACAAACTACTTGTATAACAAGGGTGTCGATAAAATTGGCAAGAAAGTGATTGAAGAAGCTGGTGAAGTAGTCATCGCGGCAAAGAATGATGATCCAGAGGAATTGGTTGCAGAAGTAAGCGACTTGCTTTACCACAGCTTCGTCCTGCTCGCAAACCAAGGCGTCAGCCTGCAAGAAGTAGAAGCGGAGCTAGCACGCCGGTTCCAGAAGAAAGGCAATAACAAAGGAGAGCGTCCGCCGATAGAAGAGTGGTGA